GACGGGAACGACGGCGGTGGTTTTCGGGGCCGCGTGCATCAGGTACGCCGTCGGCTGTTGCGTGAACGCCTCCGACGCATCGAGTTCGCTGACGGTCAGCGACAACGACGGCCACCAACGCTTGATGTTTTTGATCGCGTAGGACACGGTCATTGGCCGGCCCGCAATCGCATGGTCGGGCACGATCCGGCGGAGCTCCAGCTTGCGTAGCACGAGCCGCGAGACGACGCCGCTGATGAGCAGAATGCCGATCATCAGACCGAAGACACCGAACAATAGGTTCGCCTGCGAGTTGATCGCGGCAAGACCCATGAACATCATCATCGAGCAGAACACCAGCCCGGTCACCGAGAAGTCCAACGACGGCCGCTTACGCATTGGCGTCGCGGACTTCGACGTTGAAGGTGTGGACCGGAGACGGGCCATGGGTACTCCGACACGCGTTACCGGGGTGCCGCGACGGTGTCGAGGACCCCTTCGAGGATGCGGGCGGTCGCTTGAGCGTCGCCGTTTTGCAGGTAGCTCTTGCTGATGACGCGGTGGGCGCAGGCGGGCAGGAACATCGCCTTGACGTCGTCGGGTTCGACGTAGTCCCGGCCTTGCACCAACGCGTATGCGCGAATTGCCTGAATCAACGCCTGTGCCCCGCGCGGGCTCACGCCGAGGTGCAGTTGGTCGTGGTGGCGGGTCGCGTCGATCAGGTCGAGGATGTAATCCATCACCGCGTCGTCGACCCGGGTGCGCGGCGTGGCGTCTTGAAGCTCCACGACATCGGCCGCGGTCATCACCGGTTGAAGATCGTCAAGCACCGTCTGCCCCGGCCGCTCGAGCAGGATGCGCCGCTCCGCGTCACGCGGCGGATAGCCAACGCTCACGCGGATGACGAAGCGGTCGAGTTGGTTCTCCGGCAGGTAGTACGTCCCCTCGAACTCAAACGGGTTTTGCGTCGCAATGACCATGAACGGCCGTTCGAGGTTGTAGGTGTGGTTCTCGATCGAAACTTGTTCCTCGCTCATCGCTTCGAGAAGGGCCGATTGCGTGCGGGGGGTGGTGCGGTTGATTTCGTCGGCGAGGACGATATTCGCGAAGACCGGGCCGGGCTTGAACTCGAAGTCGTTGCTGCCGCTGTTGAACACGCTCACGCCGAGCACATCGGCCGGCAGCATGTCCGGTGTGAGTTGGATTCGGCTGAACTTGCAGTCGATGCTTTTGGCGATCG
This genomic window from Planctomycetota bacterium contains:
- a CDS encoding MoxR family ATPase, whose amino-acid sequence is MISEREPLSLGQLQERLNTLRENVQRVFLGHPDAVDLMLVGLLARGHVLVEDVPGVGKTVLSKAIAKSIDCKFSRIQLTPDMLPADVLGVSVFNSGSNDFEFKPGPVFANIVLADEINRTTPRTQSALLEAMSEEQVSIENHTYNLERPFMVIATQNPFEFEGTYYLPENQLDRFVIRVSVGYPPRDAERRILLERPGQTVLDDLQPVMTAADVVELQDATPRTRVDDAVMDYILDLIDATRHHDQLHLGVSPRGAQALIQAIRAYALVQGRDYVEPDDVKAMFLPACAHRVISKSYLQNGDAQATARILEGVLDTVAAPR